In the genome of Rhodamnia argentea isolate NSW1041297 chromosome 3, ASM2092103v1, whole genome shotgun sequence, one region contains:
- the LOC115746472 gene encoding probable sodium/metabolite cotransporter BASS6, chloroplastic isoform X3, translating to MNSISRHLQTQFSLFACYDSGPDSLRAGKRCQVPILPRNSSVSASRFAMSLNPVSSAQSRRHGSIKCKSGDFSESPELEPGRESPSESMQPSVPGEQFYIIKILKESNSFLPHAVIASTLLALVYPPSFTWFTNRYYAPALGFLMFAVGVNSSERDFLEAFKRPAAISAGYIGQFIVKPLLGAGVMLTSCVSGAQLSNYATFLTDPSMAPLSIVMTSLSTATAVFVTPLLSLLLIGKRLPVDVKGMVSSILQIVVAPITAGLLLNRFFPWICNAIRPLLPPLSVFVTALCVGAPLAINVDSIMSSFGLTILLIITAFHLSAFIIGYFLPGFIFQKAPDVKALQRTLSFETGMQSSLLALALANRFFQDPLVAVPPAISVSQHVNCQRKFLFILFDKLMSLIS from the exons ATGAACTCGATTTCGAGGCACTTGCAGACGCAATTCTCGCTCTTCGCTTGCTATGACTCTGGCCCAGATTCGTTGCGCGCGGGAAAACGCTGTCAAGTCCCAATTTTGCCGCGAAACTCGTCTGTTTCTGCGTCAA GGTTTGCGATGTCGCTGAATCCAGTTTCTTCAG CTCAAAGCAGAAGACACGGCTCAATCAAATGTAAGTCAGGGGATTTCTCGGAGTCTCCCGAGCTGGAGCCGGGTCGGGAGTCGCCATCTGAATCAATGCAG CCATCTGTGCCGGGAGAGCAGTTTTATATCATCAAGATCTTAAAGGAATCAAATTCCTTTCTACCTCATGCCGTTATTGCTAGTACATTGCTGGCTCTTGTATATCCCCCGTCCTTCACTTGGTTCACCAACAG GTACTATGCACCTGCACTAGGGTTTCTGATGTTTGCTGTGGGGGTTAATTCCAGCGAGAGGGACTTTCTTGAAGCATTTAAGAGACCAGCTGCTATTTCTGCTGGCTATATCGGCCAGTTCATTGTGAAGCCTCTTCTTG GTGCTGGGGTTATGCTGACGTCTTGTGTGAGCGGGGCTCAGCTTTCTAATTATGCTACTTTTCTGACTGACCCATCAATGGCTCCTCTGAGTATCGTCATGACATCATTATCTACCGCGACAGCTGTTTTTGTGACCCCTTTGTTGTCACTTCTTCTCATCGGCAAAAGATTGCCCGTCGATGTGAAAGGAATGGTTTCCAGCATTTTGCAGATTGTCGTTGCACCAATCACTGCAGGGTTGCTTCTCAATAG GTTCTTTCCTTGGATCTGTAATGCCATTCGTCCGCTTTTGCCACCACTTTCCGTCTTTGTGACCGCGCTATGCGTTGGAGCACCTCTTGCGATAAACGTTGATTCCATCATGTCTTCATTTGGTTTAACGATCTTGTTAATCATTACTGCGTTTCACCTGTCTGCATTCATCATCGGATACTTCCTTCCTGGTTTCATCTTCCAGAAGGCTCCTGACGTAAAAGCATTGCAAAGAACACTTTCCTTTGAGACAG GAATGCAGAGCAGCCTTCTTGCGCTCGCTCTAGCGAACAGATTCTTTCAAGATCCACTTGTGGCTGTGCCTCCAGCTATCTCGGTAAGTCAACATGTCAATTGTCAACGGAAGtttctttttatcctttttgATAAACTAATGTCACTCATCTCATAG
- the LOC125314412 gene encoding uncharacterized protein LOC125314412, translating into MMTAKSTAALSLTPSPPLSRPVLSSLPTPHSPPPRLPARIGSSSSSLRATARSSLATASLLGAGCLALTTLASPASASLVGSSLQLAEPANALSLPTWAVHVSSVAEWITAMALVWQYGEVSGYESWKGLSWGMNMSQGYEHDTTKVPLLGGAFCACTWHFFYNSESLEVLVALQAVLTVIGNATMCFAAFRIYRASEERSGKL; encoded by the exons ATGATGACGGCGAAATCAACCGCCGCTCTCAGCCTCACACCTTCACCCCCGCTCTCTCGTCCCGTCCTCTCATCTCTCCCTACTCCACATTCTCCGCCCCCTCGCCTCCCCGCCAGAATCGGCTCCTCATCGAGCTCTCTCCGGGCCACCGCGCGAAGCTCCCTAGCCACGGCGAGCCTGCTCGGGGCCGGCTGCTTGGCCTTGACGACGCTGGCGAGCCCCGCGTCGGCCTCGCTCGTCGGTTCTTCTCTCCAGCTCGCCGAGCCCGCCAATGCGCTGTCCTTGCCTACTTGGGCCGTTCACGTCTCCAGCGTCGCCGAATG GATCACAGCTATGGCATTGGTCTGGCAATATGGAGAAGTGTCTGGATATGAGTCCTGGAAAGGTCTTTCATGGGGTATG AATATGTCTCAGGGCTATGAACATGATACAACaaag GTGCCATTGCTTGGCGGAGCATTTTGTGCGTGCACATGGCATTTCTTTTATAACTCTGAATCCCTGGAG GTATTGGTGGCTCTTCAAGCAGTGCTGACTGTGATAGGAAATGCAACAATGTGTTTTGCGGCATTCCGCATATACAGAGCATCAGAGGAACGCTCTGGAAAATTGTGA
- the LOC115746472 gene encoding probable sodium/metabolite cotransporter BASS6, chloroplastic isoform X2, which produces MNSISRHLQTQFSLFACYDSGPDSLRAGKRCQVPILPRNSSVSASRFAMSLNPVSSAQSRRHGSIKCKSGDFSESPELEPGRESPSESMQPSVPGEQFYIIKILKESNSFLPHAVIASTLLALVYPPSFTWFTNRYYAPALGFLMFAVGVNSSERDFLEAFKRPAAISAGYIGQFIVKPLLGYFFGMMSVTMFSLPTSIGAGVMLTSCVSGAQLSNYATFLTDPSMAPLSIVMTSLSTATAVFVTPLLSLLLIGKRLPVDVKGMVSSILQIVVAPITAGLLLNRFFPWICNAIRPLLPPLSVFVTALCVGAPLAINVDSIMSSFGLTILLIITAFHLSAFIIGYFLPGFIFQKAPDVKALQRTLSFETGMQSSLLALALANRFFQDPLVAVPPAISTVMMSLMGFSLVMLWARRRATAQ; this is translated from the exons ATGAACTCGATTTCGAGGCACTTGCAGACGCAATTCTCGCTCTTCGCTTGCTATGACTCTGGCCCAGATTCGTTGCGCGCGGGAAAACGCTGTCAAGTCCCAATTTTGCCGCGAAACTCGTCTGTTTCTGCGTCAA GGTTTGCGATGTCGCTGAATCCAGTTTCTTCAG CTCAAAGCAGAAGACACGGCTCAATCAAATGTAAGTCAGGGGATTTCTCGGAGTCTCCCGAGCTGGAGCCGGGTCGGGAGTCGCCATCTGAATCAATGCAG CCATCTGTGCCGGGAGAGCAGTTTTATATCATCAAGATCTTAAAGGAATCAAATTCCTTTCTACCTCATGCCGTTATTGCTAGTACATTGCTGGCTCTTGTATATCCCCCGTCCTTCACTTGGTTCACCAACAG GTACTATGCACCTGCACTAGGGTTTCTGATGTTTGCTGTGGGGGTTAATTCCAGCGAGAGGGACTTTCTTGAAGCATTTAAGAGACCAGCTGCTATTTCTGCTGGCTATATCGGCCAGTTCATTGTGAAGCCTCTTCTTGGTTATTTCTTTGGCATGATGTCCGTAACAATGTTTTCGCTCCCAACTTCCATTG GTGCTGGGGTTATGCTGACGTCTTGTGTGAGCGGGGCTCAGCTTTCTAATTATGCTACTTTTCTGACTGACCCATCAATGGCTCCTCTGAGTATCGTCATGACATCATTATCTACCGCGACAGCTGTTTTTGTGACCCCTTTGTTGTCACTTCTTCTCATCGGCAAAAGATTGCCCGTCGATGTGAAAGGAATGGTTTCCAGCATTTTGCAGATTGTCGTTGCACCAATCACTGCAGGGTTGCTTCTCAATAG GTTCTTTCCTTGGATCTGTAATGCCATTCGTCCGCTTTTGCCACCACTTTCCGTCTTTGTGACCGCGCTATGCGTTGGAGCACCTCTTGCGATAAACGTTGATTCCATCATGTCTTCATTTGGTTTAACGATCTTGTTAATCATTACTGCGTTTCACCTGTCTGCATTCATCATCGGATACTTCCTTCCTGGTTTCATCTTCCAGAAGGCTCCTGACGTAAAAGCATTGCAAAGAACACTTTCCTTTGAGACAG GAATGCAGAGCAGCCTTCTTGCGCTCGCTCTAGCGAACAGATTCTTTCAAGATCCACTTGTGGCTGTGCCTCCAGCTATCTCG ACTGTGATGATGTCTTTGATGGGATTCTCCCTCGTCATGCTTTGGGCTCGGAGAAGAGCAACCGCCCAGTGA
- the LOC115746472 gene encoding probable sodium/metabolite cotransporter BASS6, chloroplastic isoform X1 translates to MNSISRHLQTQFSLFACYDSGPDSLRAGKRCQVPILPRNSSVSASRFAMSLNPVSSAQSRRHGSIKCKSGDFSESPELEPGRESPSESMQPSVPGEQFYIIKILKESNSFLPHAVIASTLLALVYPPSFTWFTNRYYAPALGFLMFAVGVNSSERDFLEAFKRPAAISAGYIGQFIVKPLLGYFFGMMSVTMFSLPTSIGAGVMLTSCVSGAQLSNYATFLTDPSMAPLSIVMTSLSTATAVFVTPLLSLLLIGKRLPVDVKGMVSSILQIVVAPITAGLLLNRFFPWICNAIRPLLPPLSVFVTALCVGAPLAINVDSIMSSFGLTILLIITAFHLSAFIIGYFLPGFIFQKAPDVKALQRTLSFETGMQSSLLALALANRFFQDPLVAVPPAISVSQHVNCQRKFLFILFDKLMSLIS, encoded by the exons ATGAACTCGATTTCGAGGCACTTGCAGACGCAATTCTCGCTCTTCGCTTGCTATGACTCTGGCCCAGATTCGTTGCGCGCGGGAAAACGCTGTCAAGTCCCAATTTTGCCGCGAAACTCGTCTGTTTCTGCGTCAA GGTTTGCGATGTCGCTGAATCCAGTTTCTTCAG CTCAAAGCAGAAGACACGGCTCAATCAAATGTAAGTCAGGGGATTTCTCGGAGTCTCCCGAGCTGGAGCCGGGTCGGGAGTCGCCATCTGAATCAATGCAG CCATCTGTGCCGGGAGAGCAGTTTTATATCATCAAGATCTTAAAGGAATCAAATTCCTTTCTACCTCATGCCGTTATTGCTAGTACATTGCTGGCTCTTGTATATCCCCCGTCCTTCACTTGGTTCACCAACAG GTACTATGCACCTGCACTAGGGTTTCTGATGTTTGCTGTGGGGGTTAATTCCAGCGAGAGGGACTTTCTTGAAGCATTTAAGAGACCAGCTGCTATTTCTGCTGGCTATATCGGCCAGTTCATTGTGAAGCCTCTTCTTGGTTATTTCTTTGGCATGATGTCCGTAACAATGTTTTCGCTCCCAACTTCCATTG GTGCTGGGGTTATGCTGACGTCTTGTGTGAGCGGGGCTCAGCTTTCTAATTATGCTACTTTTCTGACTGACCCATCAATGGCTCCTCTGAGTATCGTCATGACATCATTATCTACCGCGACAGCTGTTTTTGTGACCCCTTTGTTGTCACTTCTTCTCATCGGCAAAAGATTGCCCGTCGATGTGAAAGGAATGGTTTCCAGCATTTTGCAGATTGTCGTTGCACCAATCACTGCAGGGTTGCTTCTCAATAG GTTCTTTCCTTGGATCTGTAATGCCATTCGTCCGCTTTTGCCACCACTTTCCGTCTTTGTGACCGCGCTATGCGTTGGAGCACCTCTTGCGATAAACGTTGATTCCATCATGTCTTCATTTGGTTTAACGATCTTGTTAATCATTACTGCGTTTCACCTGTCTGCATTCATCATCGGATACTTCCTTCCTGGTTTCATCTTCCAGAAGGCTCCTGACGTAAAAGCATTGCAAAGAACACTTTCCTTTGAGACAG GAATGCAGAGCAGCCTTCTTGCGCTCGCTCTAGCGAACAGATTCTTTCAAGATCCACTTGTGGCTGTGCCTCCAGCTATCTCGGTAAGTCAACATGTCAATTGTCAACGGAAGtttctttttatcctttttgATAAACTAATGTCACTCATCTCATAG